CTCCTGTAAAAGTAAGTTGGTATAATAGGACGGTCACTGTGACAATAACGGTAGCCGCAATAATACCTACCCATTTCCAAAACTTACGCTTCAAGCCTAATTCTCCTCCAACTTTATATTTTTCAAAAATTCGTACATTAGTTACTATACCCTCATTTAAATAAATTAATCCTTCTACTATGCAATACACTATTCACTGTTTCGTAAAATGTTTGATATAAAAATACGACTTAACCAAAACTATGTGAAAAAAACACATAGCTTCGATTAAGTCGTATAGAAAAATTTCTTATTTTTTAAATAGTGTTTCGCTGCTATTAAATCTTTGTAAGTACGATTCCAGTAATTGCCGTTAAAATACCAATGATTTGATAAGCTTTTATTTTTTCTTTATATAATAAGACACTACCGAGTACTACAACTAAACAGCTTAGGCTCACAATTGGAAAAACAATACTTGCAATCCCTGTGTCCAATGAGAAAAAGTAGCTACTATAACCTACAACACTAAAACAGCCAATAACCGAACCAAATTTCACTTCAGAACGTAGCCATTTTTCTCTCGTTACTAAACTTTGGATGATCAAATAGATCGCACCACCACCATACATACACACTAACGTATTGATGGAATCAATTTGTAAATGAGAAGAGGTCTTCATCAACACACCAAGAACTCCAAAACATAGTATTGACAATAAAATTCGATACATCCAAGGCATATAATTGATGTTGCCTGCACTGCCTGGTTTATATTGAATAACTGCCGCTGATCCAAGCATGACAACAATACCAATCCATTGAATTAACGTAATATGCTCATGAAAAATAAGTGCAGCACTCAAAATCGGAATCACTGTATACGTACTGATAATTGGAGAAGTCAAACTTGCAGGACCTTTTTCAAATGCCTTTGTCATTTGAATATTACCATTTGCATTTAAAATGCCAATGATTGCACCAAGTACGATTGTTAATAGATTAAATGGGGCAAATCCTTTGATTACTCCATATCCACACATTAACAAAAATGCGATCAAGTAAAAGAAAAACTGCATATGCACTTTTGACATTCCTTTACCTGTTGTTGCCTTAAAAATAAGATTATTAATGCCAAAACAAAACATCGTCAAAACTGCTGCTACAATCCACATAAAAATCCTTCTCTCTAGTTGCTATTGCTAATTTTAGTATGAAGACTGCTGACATGAAACAATTTTTACGATATTCATCATATCTTGTATGAAATTGGTAGAAGACATGCATGAAATAGAAAATTTGAATTCTCTTGAATACAAAATTAGATCAACATTCTTTGGTGTCGTTCTCTCTTACTCATCAAATCCCAAAAGATAGGACTTTAACTTTTTTTGTAAATTCATTAAAATGAATATAATGATTTTGGGGATACTTGTCGAACTCTGAAATCCGAAATTGAGATTAAAAAAGGAAGGTGAAAAATAATGGTTGATAAAATTGAGTATTTAATAATTATATTATTTATCATCGGGCTTACATACGGATTCGTTATACAACTTCACCATACAATGACTATCAAAAAAATGGTCAGATATAAATATAAAAGATTACTCATTGGTAATTACCTATCAAGTGTGACGCTTTTTGGTTTTATCATTTCTTTTATATTAAACGTTTTAGTAGCACTACAAATCATACAAACCAATAGCATCACAAGTGATACTACTGGTTTTGGATGCACTCTATTTCTTTTGGGCTTTTTTATAGCTGAGTTTTTAGTTATTCCT
This window of the Rummeliibacillus pycnus genome carries:
- a CDS encoding DMT family transporter, giving the protein MWIVAAVLTMFCFGINNLIFKATTGKGMSKVHMQFFFYLIAFLLMCGYGVIKGFAPFNLLTIVLGAIIGILNANGNIQMTKAFEKGPASLTSPIISTYTVIPILSAALIFHEHITLIQWIGIVVMLGSAAVIQYKPGSAGNINYMPWMYRILLSILCFGVLGVLMKTSSHLQIDSINTLVCMYGGGAIYLIIQSLVTREKWLRSEVKFGSVIGCFSVVGYSSYFFSLDTGIASIVFPIVSLSCLVVVLGSVLLYKEKIKAYQIIGILTAITGIVLTKI